A stretch of the Arachis stenosperma cultivar V10309 chromosome 6, arast.V10309.gnm1.PFL2, whole genome shotgun sequence genome encodes the following:
- the LOC130936137 gene encoding V-type proton ATPase subunit F, whose amino-acid sequence MANRAQIPTKNSALIAMIADEDTVVGFLLAGVGNVDLRRKTNYLIVDSKTTVKQIEDAFKEFTTREDIAIVLISQYVANMIRFLVDSYNKPVPAILEIPSKDHPYDPAHDSVLSRVKYLFSAESVASGRR is encoded by the exons ATGGCAAATAGAGCTCAAATTCCCACAAAAAATTCAGCACTCATTGCTATGATCGCAGATGAG GATACTGTTGTTGGATTTCTGCTGGCTGGAGTGGGTAATGTTGACTTGCGAAGGAAGACAAATTATCTTATTGTAGATTCAA aAACAACTGTGAAACAAATTGAAGATGCATTCAAAGAGTTCACAACTAGGGAAGATATTGCAATTGTGTTAATAAGCCAATAT GTTGCAAACATGATAAGATTTTTAGTTGATAGCTACAACAAGCCTGTTCCTGCAATATTGGAGATTCCTTCGAAGGATCATCCTTATGATCCTGCCCATGATTCAGTTCTTTCACGAGTGAAGTACCTCTTCTCTGCGGAATCTGTGGCTTCTGGGAGACGCTAA